Sequence from the Corallococcus sp. EGB genome:
AGTCAAATCCTACCCATATCCCCCGTCCTGGCCCCGGCGTCCGGGAGGCGGGCGAGCGTTGTCCTCTTCCGCGCTCAGGATGTGATACTTCCCTGGAAGCCCAGGAACCTCACGGTTTTCAACACTCCAAAGGCGGTGCGATGAACACGGTCATCTTCGCTTGTACGCACAACGCGGGTCGCTCGCAGATCGCGGCGGCCTTCTTCAACCTGCTGGCGGACCCAGCGAAGGCGCGCGCCATCTCCGCGGGGACGCAGCCGGCCGAGCGTCTGCATCCCGAGGTGCTCGCCACCATGAAGGAGATGGGCGTGGACCTGGGCGACGCGAAGCCGCAGCGGCTGACGCCGGAGCTGGCCAGGACCGCGCAGATCCTGGTGACGCTGGGCGGCCTGCCGGACGCGCCGGTGGTGGCGGACCAGAAGCGCGAGGACTGGCCCATGGAGGACACGGTGGGCAAGTCCGCGGCGGACGTGGAGAAGATCCGCGACACGACGGCCGCCATGGTGTCGGACTTCGTGAACCGCCACGGTTGGGAGCGCCCGCAGTAGTCCGGGTGCTGAAGGGAGGACCTTCCAGCGCGTGACCGTGGGTGTCCGGGCCCGCAAGCAGGGCGGACAGACGGACGCGCGAGGAAGGAAGGCGAAGGCCGCGACGCCCGGCGTCGCGGTGGGGGGGGCTTCCCGGGCAGGGGCGGTGGGCAGGTGGCTTGAAAGAAGTGGGAGCTTGCCGCACGCTGTGTCCCCTCGCGGACACTCGGTTCGCGCACCCCACCCCCAGGTTCCAGGCTCCACGATGCTCTCCGTCCTTCTCGCCGGGCTGCTGACGCAGACGGCGCCGCCGGTCTCCGCCCGCCAGCAGGGCGTGCCCATTGGCCGGGGCGACACGGTTCCCAAGGTGGTGTTGAGCGCGCCGTCCGGCGGGTGGACGGTGGACCGGATGCTCCAGATTGAAGGCACGGTGAGCGACCCCACGGTGGACCCTGTGGTCGTGTCCATCAACGGCGACCGCTACCTGATGCGCACGCAAGGGGGGCGCTTCAGCCGCAAGTTCCCGGCGGCCAGCGGGAAGAACGTCGTGACGGTGATGGCCACCAACAAGGGCGGCACGGCGCGCGCGCAGGCGACGAGCTACGCGCAGGTGCCTCCGGTGCCGCTCAAGGCCATCCTCACGAGCGACACGGACGGCGTCTACACGGACCTGCACATCTACGAGCCCACGGACGCGAGCAGCGCGGGTGACACGCTGGACGTGACAACCATGGCTCACGTGTACTGGGCGAACACGGAGAGCCCGTCCGGCGGCACGTTCTTCCTCAACGAGCAGGGCGGCGACTTCGACCAGCCGGCGTACGGCCCGTACCTCTACATCCACCGCGCGCCGCCGAAGGGCGTGTACCTGGTGGCGACGAACTACTGGCCCAGCGGCGACAAGGCGCACACGGTGGCCACGCTCAACCTGGCGCTCTTCGAGGGCACCCCGGGCGAAATCCGCCGCCGCGTGCGCATCCCGCTGGCGACGCCGGGCACGACGCGCGTGCTCGCGTGGGTGAACATCCTGGGGGACGGGCAGGCGGAGGTGTACGTGCCGTCCGCGGACCCCAAGCCGAAGGGGAAGGGCTGGCCCACGAACCTGGAGGAGGCGCTCAAGGAGCTCCAGAAGAATGGCGACAGCGGCGGGGGAGACGACGGTTACTGAAGCGGCCGGCGCTCCCGGCTCGGCTCCGCCATGCGCGTCCTGATGCTCACGTTGTTGCTGCACGCCGCGCCCGCGCCCTCCGGGACGGCCCCCGTGTCCGCGCGTGAAGGCGCGGTCATCGCACCGGAGCCCGTCGCCGCCGAGACGCGCGCGCGGCTGCTCCGACGCGAGGTCGCGCAGGTGGCGCTCGCGCAGGTGAAGGCCCCGGACGCGGCGTGGCAGCCCGCGCAGCGCGACTGCGCGGGCCTCATCCGCTACGCGTACCGCACGGCGTACCGGCGCGTGGCCGCCGAGCGGCTCGCATCTCCGCTGTGGAAGGACACGCGCGGCAGCCCCTCCGACTTCGCGGACGCGGAGACGCTGCTGACGCGCAGCTTCGCGCCGCTGGGCCGGGGCGTGGAGGCGCGCGAACAGCTTCGCACCGGGGACGTGGTGGCCTTCCGCCAGGAGCACGACGACGGCCCCGTCTTCCACCTGATGCTCGTGGTGCGCCCGGAGGACCGGGCCCACGCGCCCGCGCGCGTCGTCTACCACCCCGGTGAGGCCGGCGCGCGGGTGCGCACCGGCATCCTGGATTCGCTCGCCACCGAGGCGCCGCTGGAGTGGCGCCCCGTGCCGGCCAACGCCGCCTTCCTCGGCTTCTTCCGCTTCAAGGAGTGGATGTCATGACGTCTCCCGTGAGCCCGCCGCCCCCCGCTGGAGGCGGAGGCAAGGGCCCCTCGTCCGCCGTGCGCATCGCGCTCATCGGCGCCCTCGTCGTGGGGGTGGGCGTGGGGGCCTTCGTCATCGGCCGCAGGAGCGGCGGCTCGGGCAGCTCCGGCCCCGCCTTCTCGTCCGGTGAGCCCAAGGGCCCGCCGTCCGCGGGCGCCTCCGTGGAGGGCATGCCGGAGGTGCCCTCCGAGCCCACGAAGATGGAGGTGCCCGGCGCGTCGGCCACGCCCGCCGTCTGGGTGGACGTGCACTCGCCCGCGAAGGTGCGCGACGCGCTGGCGCGCAACGCGTGGCTGAAGTCTCAGTGGGACAAGCCCCTGGGCCAGGGCTTCACGGGCGGCTGGGCCGCGTTCCTGGGCTCCACCGGCACCGACCTCAAGGCGTCCTTCAAGGGCGCGGTGCTGGACGTCATCGCCGGGCCGCTCCTGGACACGCCCTTCCGCACGGTGTGGTTCACCGGCGACGCGCGCGTGGGCACGCCCGCCCTCCTCGTCCCCCAGGCGAGCAAGGCGTCGCGGGCGGCGTGGGATGCGCTGGACGCCGTGGCGAAGCGCGGGGAGATGGTCGCGGACAGCTGCCCCGGCAACGCGGAGGGTAGGGTGCAGGTGCCGGACGGCGGCTTCCACCTGTCGCGCTGGCTCGTCGCCGAGCAGACGGTGTGGGCGGCGCGCACGGCGGACCGGCTGGTGCTCTCGCGGCACCCGGTGGTGGTGCTCCAGGCGCTGTGCGGCCCGCTGCCGGAGCTGGACGCGGAGGACGGCGTGGACGTGGAGGTGGGCTTCGACGCCAACGCCTACGGCCGCGAGGCGCAGCTCTTCACCCACGTGTTGGGCCTGGGCGAAGACACGCGGCTGCAGCTGGCCGTGGACGGTGACCGGCTGGTAGCGAAGGGCATCGCCGGGAAGCTCCGGCCGGACGCGAGCGCCGCCGACGGCAAGCCCCTGTCCGACGACCTGCTGAAGCTCGTGCCCGAGGACACGCCGGTGCTGTTCGCGTTCCAGCTCACGCTGCCGGAGTCGCTGGAGCCCGCGCAGCTCAAGGCCTTCTGGAAGAAGGAAGGCCCGCCGCGCACGCGCACGCGTCAGGTGGCCCTGGTGTGGACGCCGCGCGGCAGCACGTCGCTGGAGCCGGAGCTGGCGCTCCTGTGGGGTGATGAGAAGGACGCGGAGGGACTCTCCGCGCTGTTCTCCGGCGGCGCGCGGACGCTGGTGCGCTCCACGCTGTGCAAGCACGTGGTGCTGGCCACGAGCCAGGCGGAGGTGGAGCGGCTCCAGAAGGCGTGCGACGGCCGCGCGCCCAACATGCTCAACGCCGCGGGCCCGGTGGTGACGGGGCTGCGCGCGCCCTCCACGGTGGTGCTGGGCGTCAACATGGGGCGGCTGTTCAGCGGGCTCGCCATGGACGGCTACACGTCCGAGGCGCGCGTGGACCGCTCGTCGCCCCTGCCCAAGGCGGCGCCCCCTGAAATCGAAGCAGCCCGCCGCGACCTGGAGGCCCTGCCGTACCTGGGCTTCCGCGGCCGCGCGCAGGGCGACGTCATGCTGTCGGAAGGGTTCGGGACATGAAGACCTCCGTGCGTTTCGCGGCGCTGGCCGCGCTCCTGGTGTCCGGCGTGGCGCTGGCCAAGCCGCTCTACATCACCGTTCCGCGCTCCTACGGCAGCAGTGAGCCGGTGGCGGTGGACGTCGCCTTCGAGGACAAGGGCCCCGTCGAGCTGCGCGTGCTCCAGCCCGCGAACCTGGACGCGTTCATCCGCGCGCAGGGCGACCTGCGGCGCGCGTACGAGACGCCGCCCACGCTGCTCAACCCGGGCCGGGGCCTGAGCCGTGGCCTCAACGCGGTGCGCTCGCCGGGCATCACGCTGATGGAGGCGCTGTCGCCCGCCTTCCGCCAGGAGGTGTCGGACTCGCTGCCGCCCGCGCCGGACGCGTCCTCGTCCGGCGCGCCGCTGGCGAAGGTGGCCGAAGGGCCGGAGAAGCTGGTGGGCACGCCGCCGGGCTTCTCCGTGGTGCGCAGCCAGTGGCTCAACCTGGACCTGGGCGGCGCGAACCGGGACTTCAACGTGCCGGGCTTCGACACGGGCGACAGCGGCAGCGGCTTCCAGGAGCGCCGCGTGCTGCTCGCGCCGCTGCCCGCGGGCACCTACGTGCTCCAGTTGGTGCAGGGCCGGGTGGAGGGGCAGGTGGTGCTCGTCGTCAGCGACGTCACCGTGCAGCTCAAGCAGACGGACGGCCAGGTGCTGGTGCGCGTGGCGGGGCGCGACCAGCAGCCGCGCGCCGGCGCGCAGGTGCAGGTGTACCTGCCCGCGGGCAAGGGCCCCTCGGGCACCACGGACGACAAGGGCGAGGTGACGCTCGCGGTGACGGAGCCGCGCATCATCGCGACGGTGACGGCCGGGAAGGACACGGCCATCGTGGACACGGACTTCTACTCCGCGCTGGCGGTGGCGCCGGATGTGTTCATCTACAGCGACAGGCCCATCTACAAGCCGGGCAATGAGGTGAAGTTCCGCGGGCTCGTGCGCCAGCCGGACACGTTCCTCGCGCGCCTCTTCACGCCGAAGAAGCGCGACGTGCGCGTGAAGCTGGTGTCGCAGGAGGGCCGGGAGGTCGTCACCCGCGCGGCGGTGGACGAGTTCGGCGCGTTCAACGGCACGCTCAAGGTGCCGGACGACCTGGGCACGGGCGTGCTGCGCATCGAGGCGGACCTGGACGAGCACCCCCACCAGGGCGAGGCGCGCGTGCAGGACTACGTGAAGCCCACGTTCTACCTGGAGGTGCAGCCCAGGTCGGAGACGGTGGTGCCGGGC
This genomic interval carries:
- a CDS encoding DUF2135 domain-containing protein; the protein is MLSVLLAGLLTQTAPPVSARQQGVPIGRGDTVPKVVLSAPSGGWTVDRMLQIEGTVSDPTVDPVVVSINGDRYLMRTQGGRFSRKFPAASGKNVVTVMATNKGGTARAQATSYAQVPPVPLKAILTSDTDGVYTDLHIYEPTDASSAGDTLDVTTMAHVYWANTESPSGGTFFLNEQGGDFDQPAYGPYLYIHRAPPKGVYLVATNYWPSGDKAHTVATLNLALFEGTPGEIRRRVRIPLATPGTTRVLAWVNILGDGQAEVYVPSADPKPKGKGWPTNLEEALKELQKNGDSGGGDDGY
- a CDS encoding DUF1175 family protein, which produces MRVLMLTLLLHAAPAPSGTAPVSAREGAVIAPEPVAAETRARLLRREVAQVALAQVKAPDAAWQPAQRDCAGLIRYAYRTAYRRVAAERLASPLWKDTRGSPSDFADAETLLTRSFAPLGRGVEAREQLRTGDVVAFRQEHDDGPVFHLMLVVRPEDRAHAPARVVYHPGEAGARVRTGILDSLATEAPLEWRPVPANAAFLGFFRFKEWMS
- a CDS encoding low molecular weight phosphatase family protein — translated: MNTVIFACTHNAGRSQIAAAFFNLLADPAKARAISAGTQPAERLHPEVLATMKEMGVDLGDAKPQRLTPELARTAQILVTLGGLPDAPVVADQKREDWPMEDTVGKSAADVEKIRDTTAAMVSDFVNRHGWERPQ